A genomic stretch from Arachis stenosperma cultivar V10309 chromosome 3, arast.V10309.gnm1.PFL2, whole genome shotgun sequence includes:
- the LOC130966681 gene encoding uncharacterized protein LOC130966681 encodes MGKKRKSVATRLDEVDRTMYSTFCTTANSLSHLYTHAMNQQKLSFQAGERHALEKMYQWIIRQQQEGTRVTTGDIVAQLQNELEFGAEESPVSPRQPLHQQNTQAAMHANFGASVPSNAFTATLVGQGMRSAQPDQQPKNSVFSNALSSPIRRSLQPYHLAQGSCPSSNLMSSGNGTRNSEITYPSGQNRDTNSSNSSDCMDMHADDSPSHDFPY; translated from the exons ATGGGGAAGAAGAGGAAGTCGGTGGCCACGCGCCTCGACGAGGTGGATCGGACCATGTACTCCACCTTCTGCACCACCGCTAACTCCCTCTCCCATCTCTACACCCACGCCATGAACCAACAGAAACTCTCTTTCCAAGCCGGTGAACGCCACGCTCTC GAGAAGATGTATCAATGGATTATTAGACAACAGCAAGAAGGAACAAGGGTGACCACTGGTGATATAGTTGCTCAGTTGCAG AATGAGCTTGAATTTGGAGCAGAGGAGTCACCGGTGTCTCCAAGGCAGCCACTCCATCAACAGAACACTCAGGCTGCAATGCACGCTAATTTTGGTGCGTCCGTACCCTCTAATGCATTTACAGCTACTCTTGTGGGACAGGGAATGAGAAGTGCGCAACCTGATCAACAACCAAAGAACTCTGTGTTCTCAAATGCACTCTCTAGCCCCATTCGCCGCAGCCTTCAGCCATACCATCTGGCACAGGGGAGCTGCCCTTCAAGTAATCTCATGTCATCCGGGAATGGAACCCGAAACAGTGAGATTACTTATCCTAGCGGCCAGAACCGGGATACAAATTCTTCCAACTCCAGTGATTGCATGGACATGCATGCTGATGATAGTCCCAGCCATGATTTTCCATATTGA